Proteins from one Carcharodon carcharias isolate sCarCar2 chromosome 19, sCarCar2.pri, whole genome shotgun sequence genomic window:
- the rps5 gene encoding 40S ribosomal protein S5, producing the protein MTEWEGVPAVAETPEIKLFGKWSTDDVQINDISLQDYIAVKEKYAKYLPHSSGRYAAKRFRKAQCPIVERLTNSMMMHGRNNGKKLMTVRIVKHAFEIIHLLTGENPLQVLVNAIINSGPREDSTRIGRAGTVRRQAVDVSPLRRVNQAIWLLCTGAREAAFRNIKTIAECLADELINAAKGSSNSYAIKKKDELERVAKSNR; encoded by the exons ATGACTGAGTGGGAGGGTGTGCCCGCAGTCGCAGAGACCCCTGAGATCAAACTCTTTGGCAAATGGAGCACGGACGATGTTCAGATCAATGACATTTCGCTGCAG gaTTACATTGCTGTCAAGGAGAAATATGCCAAGTACCTCCCGCACAGCTCTGGGCGCTATGCTGCGAAACGTTTCCGTAAGGCCCAGTGTCCCATTGTGGAGCGTCTGACCAACTCCATGATGATGCACGGCCGGAACAATGGCAAGAAGCTGATGACCGTGCGGATTGTGAAGCACGCCTTCGAGATCATCCACCTACTGACTGGCGAG AACCCACTACAGGTACTGGTGAATGCCATCATCAACAGCGGCCCTCGTGAAGACTCCACCCGTATTGGCCGCGCTGGCACTGTCAGGAGGCAGGCTGTCGATGTGTCCCCGCTGCGGCGTGTTAACCAG GCTATCTGGTTGCTATGTACTGGGGCCAGGGAGGCTGCATTTAGGAATATTAAAACCATCGCAGAGTGTCTGGCTGATGAGCTCATCAATGCTGCTAAG GGTTCCTCCAACTCTTATGCCATCAAGAAGAAGGATGAGCTGGAGCGTGTGGCCAAGTCTAACCGTTAG
- the LOC121291482 gene encoding RING finger protein 225-like isoform X1, translating to MENHPLAERSEIHIDAPAMAEDSDITATDPPALCSGGSDLECIICFSPFDNVFKLPKLLACGHTFCLECLARINVSSENINSVTCPMCRHPTPLPSGKGLPALDNNQAVLSRLPSSMQSVPSIRFSRDKGKLYTKSPEPGSFLKPVHLSSVSMSLDVGQPAPRSTDSAPRHLEWLPVRSSWCYYVAIGFVLLFTIALVLSGIFLFVIMPTRPPGSNLNGGNSTESQAG from the coding sequence ATGCTCCAGCCATGGCCGAAGACTCGGACATCACTGCCACCGACCCGCCCGCCCTGTGTTCCGGCGGCTCCGATCTTGAATGTATCATCTGCTTCAGTCCCTTTGACAACGTCTTCAAGCTGCCAAAGCTGCTGGCCTGCGGGCACACCTTCTGCCTCGAGTGTCTGGCCAGGATCAACGTGTCCTCGGAGAACATCAACTCGGTCACGTGCCCCATGTGCCGGCACCCCACCCCGCTGCCCTCCGGCAAGGGGCTGCCGGCCCTGGACAACAACCAGGCCGTCCTGTCCAGGCTGCCCTCCAGCATGCAGAGCGTCCCCTCGATCCGTTTCAGCCGCGATAAGGGGAAACTCTACACCAAGAGCCCGGAGCCTGGATCCTTCCTCAAGCCCGTCCACCTCAGCAGTGTCAGCATGAGCCTGGACGTGGGGCAGCCGGCACCCCGCAGTACGGACTCCGCGCCAAGGCACCTGGAGTGGCTGCCCGTCCGCTCCAGCTGGTGTTACTACGTCGCCATCGGGTTCGTGCTGCTATTCACCATCGCCCTCGTGTTGTCGGGGATCTTTCTTTTCGTCATCATGCCAACCCGTCCCCCTGGCAGCAACCTCAACGGGGGAAACTCGACGGAATCTCAAGCTGGGTAA
- the LOC121291482 gene encoding RING finger protein 225-like isoform X2 encodes MAEDSDITATDPPALCSGGSDLECIICFSPFDNVFKLPKLLACGHTFCLECLARINVSSENINSVTCPMCRHPTPLPSGKGLPALDNNQAVLSRLPSSMQSVPSIRFSRDKGKLYTKSPEPGSFLKPVHLSSVSMSLDVGQPAPRSTDSAPRHLEWLPVRSSWCYYVAIGFVLLFTIALVLSGIFLFVIMPTRPPGSNLNGGNSTESQAG; translated from the coding sequence ATGGCCGAAGACTCGGACATCACTGCCACCGACCCGCCCGCCCTGTGTTCCGGCGGCTCCGATCTTGAATGTATCATCTGCTTCAGTCCCTTTGACAACGTCTTCAAGCTGCCAAAGCTGCTGGCCTGCGGGCACACCTTCTGCCTCGAGTGTCTGGCCAGGATCAACGTGTCCTCGGAGAACATCAACTCGGTCACGTGCCCCATGTGCCGGCACCCCACCCCGCTGCCCTCCGGCAAGGGGCTGCCGGCCCTGGACAACAACCAGGCCGTCCTGTCCAGGCTGCCCTCCAGCATGCAGAGCGTCCCCTCGATCCGTTTCAGCCGCGATAAGGGGAAACTCTACACCAAGAGCCCGGAGCCTGGATCCTTCCTCAAGCCCGTCCACCTCAGCAGTGTCAGCATGAGCCTGGACGTGGGGCAGCCGGCACCCCGCAGTACGGACTCCGCGCCAAGGCACCTGGAGTGGCTGCCCGTCCGCTCCAGCTGGTGTTACTACGTCGCCATCGGGTTCGTGCTGCTATTCACCATCGCCCTCGTGTTGTCGGGGATCTTTCTTTTCGTCATCATGCCAACCCGTCCCCCTGGCAGCAACCTCAACGGGGGAAACTCGACGGAATCTCAAGCTGGGTAA